In Lutra lutra chromosome 5, mLutLut1.2, whole genome shotgun sequence, a single genomic region encodes these proteins:
- the LOC125100472 gene encoding olfactory receptor 2W3 produces the protein MDGTNESIQRNFILLGFSDRPHLERFLFVVILIAYLLTLVGNTTIILVSRLDPHLHTPMYFFLTHLSFLDLSFTTSSIPQLLYNLNGRDKTISYTGCAIQLFLFLGLGGVECLLLAVMAYDRFVAVCKPLHYLVILNPQLCLGLVSVAWGCGVANSLIMSPVTLHLPRCGHHSVDHFLCEMPALIRMACVNTAAIEGTVFVLAVGIVLSPLVFILVSYGYIVQAVVHIQSSSGRHKAFNTCGSHLTVVSLFYGNIIYMYMQPGNSSSQDQGKFLTLFYNIVTPLLNPLIYTLRNKEVKGALRRLLLGNREVGKD, from the coding sequence ATGGATGGGACCAATGAGAGCATCCAGAGAAATTTCATCCTTTTGGGGTTTTCTGACCGCCCCCATCTGGAGAGGTTCCTCTTTGTGGTCATCTTGATTGCATATCTCCTGACCCTTGTGGGCAACACCACCATCATCCTGGTGTCCCGGTTGGACCCCCACCTCCACactcccatgtacttcttcctcaccCACCTGTCCTTCCTGGACCTCAGTTTTACCACCAGCTCCATCCCTCAGCTGCTATATAACCTGAATGGGCGTGACAAGACCATCAGCTACACAGGCTGTGCCATCCAGCTCTTCCTGTTTCTGGGCCTGGGTGGTGTAGAGTGCCTGCTCCTGGCAGTCATGGCGTATGACCGGTTTGTTGCAGTCTGCAAGCCCCTTCACTACTTGGTGATCCTGAATCCACAACTCTGCTTGGGCTTGGTGTCGGTAGCCTGGGGCTGTGGGGTGGCCAACTCTTTGATCATGTCCCCAGTAACCCTGCATTTACCCCGCTGTGGGCACCACAGTGTGGACCACTTCCTGTGTGAAATGCCTGCTCTGATCCGGATGGCCTGTGTCAACACGGCTGCCATCGAGGGCACCGTCTTTGTCCTCGCAGTGGGTATTGTGCTGTCACCTCTGGTGTTCATCCTGGTGTCCTATGGCTACATTGTACAGGCCGTGGTGCACATCCAGTCATCCTCAGGGAGGCACAAAGCCTTCAACACCTGCGGCTCCCATCTCACCGTGGTCTCCCTTTTCTATGGAAACATAATCTACATGTATATGCAACCTGGAAACAGCTCTTCCCAGGACCAGGGAAAGTTCCTCACCCTCTTCTACAACATTGTCACACCACTCCTGAACCCCCTGATCTACACCCTCAGAAACAAGGAGGTGAAGGGGGCGCTGAGGAGGCTGCTGCTGGGCaacagagaggtggggaaggattGA